The Miscanthus floridulus cultivar M001 chromosome 7, ASM1932011v1, whole genome shotgun sequence genome includes a region encoding these proteins:
- the LOC136463109 gene encoding uncharacterized protein, giving the protein MRARSSHSPTTHKEKQILLALARSHARRHPLAPALDEKTARTPTVEEARRVPRESMAGRSFLIRSPKEEESDAAVREAVLLGAKNAAIAGTVVAVPTLVGCRVLPWAKANLNYTAQALIISAACIAGFFITADKTILRNARQNTIGKLEKST; this is encoded by the exons ATGCGTGCCCGATCTTCCCACTCGCCCACCACCCACAAGGAGAAACAAATTCTTCTAGCTCTCGCTCGCTCGCACGCTCGCCGTCATCCCCTAGCCCCTGCGCTCGACGAAAAGACGGCCAGAACCCCAACAGTGGAGGAAGCTAGAAGAGTCCCGAGAGAGAGCATGGCCGGCAGGAGCTTCCTGATTCGTTCCCCCAAGGAGGAGGAGTCCGACGCCGCCGTCAGAG AGGCTGTACTACTGGGAGCAAAGAACGCTGCAATAGCTGGTACTGTGGTGGCGGTTCCCACG TTGGTTGGCTGCCGTGTTCTTCCTTGGGCTAAGGCGAATCTCAACTACActgcacaagcactcatcatatcTGCAG CCTGTATCGCTGGCTTCTTCATCACTGCTGACAAAACCATTCTACGGAACGCACGACAAAACACCATCGGGAAGCTTGAGAAGTCAACTTGA